From Nocardia sp. XZ_19_385:
CCGCGTCCAGGCGCAAACCGAGCAGGGCGGCCGCGGAACGGACCCGTTCGGTCTCGGCGATCGCGACGCGTTCGGGGACGGTCACCAGTTTCGCGCCGGTGCGGGCGTGGTCGGCCAGCAGGTCACGCACCTCGGTGACGGCGGCGACGATTTTGTTCACGGTCGCGGCGAGTACCGCGCGCCGCAGGTCGATACCGCCGGCGCTCATGGCCCGCGCGTGCGGCGGCCAGACCCGCTCCAGATAGCCGAGCAGGGTGTCGGGCGCGGTGACGATGCGCAGCATGTCCGCCGAGGGCGGGCAGTCCACGACCAGCACATCCCAGTCGTCCTCGTCGGCGAACTGGGCCAGCTCCACCAGCATCAGCAGTTCCTGCACGCCCGGCAGTCCGGTCAGCTCGGCCGGATCCAGTGCGGCCAGATCGATGCCGTGCTGGTGGTTGCCGCCGGTGGACAGCATCCGCAGTACATCGCGGAACCGATCCTCCAGCAGCGCAAGGGAATCGACCTCGATGGCGTCGAGGTTCGGTGCGACCCGGGCGATTCCGGTGACGGTGCCCGGGTCGTGCGGGAAACGCACCCCGAGCGCGTCCCCGAGCGAATGCGCCTGATCCAGCGACGCGATCAGCACCCGCTGTCCGGCCCGCGCGTACGACATCGCGGTAGCGCACGCCAGTGTCGTCTTACCGACCCCGCCCTTGCCGACGAACAGCTCCACCCGGGTCACGGCGGTCAGCCTTCCACCCGTTTCTTCAATTCCTTGAGCGCGGTATCGGTGATCACCTTCTCGGCCTTGCGCTTGAACATGCCGATCATCGGGATGTTCAGGTCGACGGTGAGCTGGTAGATCACCTCGGTGCCGCCGTCGGGGGTATCGCGGAGTTCGTAGGTGCCGTCCTGTGCCTTCTGCAGGTCACCGCTGATCAGCTGCCAGCTGACCGCGCGGTCGTCGGAGCGCCAGTTGTAGGTCAGCACGTAGGTGTCCTTGACGACACCGGCGTCGAGCACGAAACGGGCGGTGCGAGCGCGGCC
This genomic window contains:
- a CDS encoding ArsA family ATPase codes for the protein MTRVELFVGKGGVGKTTLACATAMSYARAGQRVLIASLDQAHSLGDALGVRFPHDPGTVTGIARVAPNLDAIEVDSLALLEDRFRDVLRMLSTGGNHQHGIDLAALDPAELTGLPGVQELLMLVELAQFADEDDWDVLVVDCPPSADMLRIVTAPDTLLGYLERVWPPHARAMSAGGIDLRRAVLAATVNKIVAAVTEVRDLLADHARTGAKLVTVPERVAIAETERVRSAAALLGLRLDAVLVNKVLPAVPAADSAHPAIDWYLTRRAEQLQVIEQLHQRLDGDLPVLIAQHSGPQPVGLTALSMLAAVVDSRPPLGDNPAEVRTSSGEPVVRWESGTGLHSVYTLRMHLPVVDPATLQLGRVEDDVIVGADGVRRRVRLAPVLRRCTVDGAELDGSHLVLRFVPDPELWPR
- a CDS encoding SRPBCC family protein, with the protein product MADRTERSILIEAPAQRVMAVIADLESYPEWVSAAKSVEVLEKGPDGRARTARFVLDAGVVKDTYVLTYNWRSDDRAVSWQLISGDLQKAQDGTYELRDTPDGGTEVIYQLTVDLNIPMIGMFKRKAEKVITDTALKELKKRVEG